The sequence GGTGTGATTGATCAAGAACGTCATCAACTATCTTCTCGTCAAGTTTTGTTCCAAGTGTAACTGTTGTTAGTGATTGAGTCTCACCGCGAGTAAAGACTGCTGATCCGTGAGGTCCGGGAAGATAATCTACCTCGCACCAGATAGGACGGATTTGAGTTGTCTCACGTCCGTCAAGACGTTTTCCTTCATCAAGGATACAACGGCGCATCGCCTCTTTCTCAACATCGTGGTAGTAGCGTTTTACCAACGACTCTTTCTCGGCACGCTCCTCTTCGGTCATTGCCTCCAAGTACTCGTTTACAACAGCCTCAAATGCCTCGCCTCGTGCGTGTTTGTTTGCGTTTCCTGATGCAGCAATAGCGTATGCTTTATCGTAACATTTTTCGCGAACATCTTTGCGAAGTTCCTCATCGTTTACTTCGTGGCAATATGTACGTTTTACTGTTGTACCGCACATTTCAGACAACTCTAATTGTGCTTGACATTGTACTTTTATTGCATCGTGAGCAAATTTAAGAGCATTCAAAAGGTCTAACTCTGAAACCTCATCCATCTCTCCCTCAACCATCATTATGTTCTCCATGGTAGCACCTACCATCAAGTCCATATCGGCTTTTGCCAATTCATCGTATGTTGGGTTAATTTTGAACTCTCCATCAATACGTGCAACACGAACCTCTGAGATTGGTCCGTTGAATGGGATATCTGATACTGCAAGAGCCGCAGATGCAGCCAATCCTGCAAGAGCATCGGGAATATCTTTTCCGTCAGCCGAGAACATTACAATATTCACATAAACCTCAGCGTGGTAATCATCGGGGAATAGTGGGCGTAATGCACGGTCAACAAGACGCGATGTTAATATCTCATAATCTGACGCTCTTCCCTCACGTTTTGTGAAACCTCCGGGGAAACGTCCGATTGACGCAAATTTCTCTTTATACTCTACTTGCAAAGGCATAAAATCTACACCCTCATTTGCATCTTTGGCAGCACACACTGTTGCCAAAAGCATGGTATTTCCCATGCGTACCTCAACAGCTCCGTCAGCTTGTTTTGCCAACTTTCCTGTTTCGATGGTGATTACTCGTCCATCACCTAAATCGATTGTCTTCTTAATCGGATTAATCATAATTTCTTTACTTTTTCCAAAATTTGAACAAAGATAACCAAATTTATTTGTTAAAAGAAGTTTGAACAGACTTTTTTTAATAAAGTTATATTGCAAACTTTATATTTACACTTACCAACTCCGCAAAAAATATCTCTATCTAAAAAAATAAAAGGGAGCTTTCGCTCCCTTTTATTCCATTTTATAGATATTCAAGATTATTGATTCTTTGGTATAAGAACATATCCTCTGTCTGCTCCACTATTTACACTTCCGTCTTTTTTATACAATATGGTTATTCTATGATGACCTCCATCAATATTTGTAAATTCAACTAAGTCATACCCATCTATTGAGGTATCTGATGATTGTCTTCCTGAAGTTGTATATTTAACAGATGATGACGATGAACTTGTACTTGAAATAGACCTATCAAGTTGACTTACCATAATATAATCAAAAGTTGATTCAGCGTTACTTCTTACATAAATTTGGAAAGTTTCATAACCCTCTATGTCGATATACATATATGCCGTTCCATTATCTATATGATAGTTACTATAACTTTCATATACTCCATCATATTCTGCATAATTAGGATTTGATATTGAAGATAATCTCCATTCATTATTAAGGAGTACCGAATAAGTTCCATTATTCTCTTTAAACATAGCTGTAAGTTTTAAATCCTTATCTACTTCATATAGATATTCTAATTGTTTTGACACTCTTATAGTTCCATTATACCAACCATCAAATATGTATCCTTCTTCTGCTACTGCTTTAAATATAACATACTCTCCTTGTGGAATAATTTGTTCATTAGTAGAGCCATTTAATGTAGCACTTCCTCCTACTGAACTCTCTACCGAGACTTTAAATGTAGGTTTAAATTTGGCAGTCATAAATATATTTTCTTCTACTTTGACCTTATACTCCAAGTCACTAGAAACATAATATCCATTATTATACCATCCTGCGAATACGTAACCTTCGCTCGCTTTTGCTTTAAATGTAGCAAACTCTCCTTCTACGATAATTTGCTCATCACTAGAGTTATTTACGGTTGCAGTTCCACCTATAATTGGATCTGCTACAACTTCAACCTCAAATAAACGTTTAAATTTAGCTGTAAACGATAAGTCAGTGGTTACATTTTGGAATGTATATGTTAATTCGCTTGACAACTTATAAGAGCCATTATACCAACCATCAAATACGTATCCATCATTTACCTCTACCTTAAATGTTGCTGAGCCACCTTCTTTAACTTGAATTGATTTTGAAGCAATCTCATTAATTGTTATTTGTCCTCCTGAAGACCAGTTTGCTTTTATACTAACATTATATAGAGGCAAGAACTTAGCCTGAATGTAATCTATATCTTTATCTACATTATTAATGGTGTATGATGACTCATTTGATAATTTTTCAGTTCCTTTATACCAACCTTCAAACACGTATCCATTGTTAGTCTCTGCGACTAATACTACGTCTTCACCTTTGGGTATGTATTGAACTCCAGTCAATCCATTAATTGTTACGCTTCCAGCTTTTTCAAGATTTATTTCAACGTAAGCTGCGATATAATTCACTTTTTTATATTTTGCAGTTAAAGTGATATTATCTTCAACAACAACTGAATATTTACTATCTCTACTTACTCTCTCATCTCCATTATACCATCCGTCAAACATGTATATATTGGGATCATCACCTTTCTTTTGAGCAACCAATGCTGTTTCAAATACAGCCTTCTTTCCTTCACGTAATGTAATCTCTTCTGAAGATTTATTTACTGTTGCTTCAGCAATTGCAGAATTATCGGAATTTGATTTAACTGTAAAATATTCTGCTGGTGTTAATGCTAAACGAAAACCGATAGCTGCTTCTGTTGTTTTTCTTAATGAAACTCGGCAATCTTCTTCTTTAGTTAAATATGATCCTCCTAAGACATCATCAGTTTCAGAGTACTCTGCAACGTTTCCTGCCATATCATACAAGCTCAACTCATTTGTTGCTTTCTTACCTACGGGATGCAATTTATTGCCTGAGTTCTCATGATACCATGCTACTAAATCAACATCATTAGCTCCAGGATAACTGTTTTTTAATGTTTGTTTTCCTCCTCGTGCTGCATATTCCCACTCATCACTTGTTGGCAAACGATAATCCTCTCCTAAAATCATATTTAAACGATTTAAGAAGATTGAAACGTCTGTTGAGTTTTCTACATAAATAGGATACAAATCTCCTAAACCTACCTCTTCTGTAAGAGTGGAAGCATCCCATTCATAGGGTGTCATATCTTCTCCTAAATAATTTTTCCCCTCATAATCCATTACATAGTTCCAAAGTCCTTGAGTTACCTCATATCTTCCTATATAATAGTTTTTCATAAAAACTCGCTCTAATTGTCTATCGTCTGATGTTGCATTTGCATTGAAATTAGGCAAATAAAAATCAGTTGCTTGGGCTCCTAAATAGAAGTATTGCTCTCCTTCTATATATACAAGTTCATCATTTGTTACTTCATCAAATATATCTTCTGTAATAACAGATCCGATATTTACCTCTTTTGATGTATCAGTTATCTCTCCACTCTTGTATATATTATCTTCACTACAAGAGAATGTACCTAAAACTACAACTAATAGCAATAGTGATAGCGATAAATTCAATATTTTTTTCATGTTATTATTCTATTGTTTTTATGTTTATAATCATTTTATCATTTACATA is a genomic window of Bacteroidales bacterium containing:
- the pnp gene encoding polyribonucleotide nucleotidyltransferase, with amino-acid sequence MINPIKKTIDLGDGRVITIETGKLAKQADGAVEVRMGNTMLLATVCAAKDANEGVDFMPLQVEYKEKFASIGRFPGGFTKREGRASDYEILTSRLVDRALRPLFPDDYHAEVYVNIVMFSADGKDIPDALAGLAASAALAVSDIPFNGPISEVRVARIDGEFKINPTYDELAKADMDLMVGATMENIMMVEGEMDEVSELDLLNALKFAHDAIKVQCQAQLELSEMCGTTVKRTYCHEVNDEELRKDVREKCYDKAYAIAASGNANKHARGEAFEAVVNEYLEAMTEEERAEKESLVKRYYHDVEKEAMRRCILDEGKRLDGRETTQIRPIWCEVDYLPGPHGSAVFTRGETQSLTTVTLGTKLDEKIVDDVLDQSHQRFLLHYNFPPFSTGEAKASRGVGRREVGHGNLACRALKGMIPADYPYTVRVVSDILESNGSSSMATVCAGTLALMDAGVKIKKPVSGIAMGLITDNQKYAVLSDILGDEDHLGDMDFKVTGTKDGITATQMDIKVDGLPYEILEKALMQAHDGRMHILGKILDTIPEPREDFKPHAPRIETLLIPKDMIGAVIGPGGKIIQGIQEESGAVVTIEETEEGGRVEIAASNRDAIDAALARIKGIVAIPEEGETYTGKVKSILAFGAFVEFMPGKDGLLHISEIAYKRLETMEESGIKEGDEVTVKLVEIDKKTGKFRLSMKALQPKPEGWEERPARAPRAPRPPRKD
- a CDS encoding SUMF1/EgtB/PvdO family nonheme iron enzyme; translation: MKKILNLSLSLLLLVVVLGTFSCSEDNIYKSGEITDTSKEVNIGSVITEDIFDEVTNDELVYIEGEQYFYLGAQATDFYLPNFNANATSDDRQLERVFMKNYYIGRYEVTQGLWNYVMDYEGKNYLGEDMTPYEWDASTLTEEVGLGDLYPIYVENSTDVSIFLNRLNMILGEDYRLPTSDEWEYAARGGKQTLKNSYPGANDVDLVAWYHENSGNKLHPVGKKATNELSLYDMAGNVAEYSETDDVLGGSYLTKEEDCRVSLRKTTEAAIGFRLALTPAEYFTVKSNSDNSAIAEATVNKSSEEITLREGKKAVFETALVAQKKGDDPNIYMFDGWYNGDERVSRDSKYSVVVEDNITLTAKYKKVNYIAAYVEINLEKAGSVTINGLTGVQYIPKGEDVVLVAETNNGYVFEGWYKGTEKLSNESSYTINNVDKDIDYIQAKFLPLYNVSIKANWSSGGQITINEIASKSIQVKEGGSATFKVEVNDGYVFDGWYNGSYKLSSELTYTFQNVTTDLSFTAKFKRLFEVEVVADPIIGGTATVNNSSDEQIIVEGEFATFKAKASEGYVFAGWYNNGYYVSSDLEYKVKVEENIFMTAKFKPTFKVSVESSVGGSATLNGSTNEQIIPQGEYVIFKAVAEEGYIFDGWYNGTIRVSKQLEYLYEVDKDLKLTAMFKENNGTYSVLLNNEWRLSSISNPNYAEYDGVYESYSNYHIDNGTAYMYIDIEGYETFQIYVRSNAESTFDYIMVSQLDRSISSTSSSSSSVKYTTSGRQSSDTSIDGYDLVEFTNIDGGHHRITILYKKDGSVNSGADRGYVLIPKNQ